The following nucleotide sequence is from Catonella massiliensis.
AGGATAGCAGTCCGCAGCAGTAGGTGAAAAGAAGAAGAATGAATGCTCTGAGAACTCCTTTAAGTTCCAGTAAAAGGTTTCATCTATAACGGAATTGTCCTTTACAAGGCGCATCTTCTCTATCTTTCCAGCCAAGTTAGGCAGGCAGATTGCTCCTGCCTGTTCTTCCATTACATGGGCATAAAGAACATTGCCCTTCCTTGTAAATCTTCCCCATTCAGGCTTTGGAAGCTCTGCATACCCACAGTCATAGATACTTCTTCCGTTTTGCTTCATCCACCTGCCTACTTCTTCAAGTATGACCACGGATTCTACCGGAATCTCACCCTTTGCATTAGGTCCCACATTTAAGAGGAGGTTTCCTCCCTTGCTCACACATTCTACAAGCATTCTTATAACCATCTTAGCTGATTTATAATGCTTATCATAGGAGCAGTACCCCCAGTGGTTGTTAAGGGTTATGCAGGCTTCCCAAGGAAGAGGGTTCCCTGCCACGTCTCTGATTCCTTCAGGTGGTATCATCTGCTCAGGGGAAGCAAAGTCGCCTGAGTATGTAGTAGGCTCAAGAGTTCTTATTGAGCCTGCATCCTCTGCACTGCCCTCAAGACGGTTGTCGATTATGATATGCGGCTGGATGGAGCGAACCATTTCCATAAGTTCCTTAGCTTTCCACTTGTCGCATTTCATATCTCCGTAAGAGAAGTCAAACCACATAAGGTCTAAGTGACCGTAGTTGGTAAGAAGCTCTTTTATCTGTCCAAACATATATTCAAGATAGCGGTCAAAGTTTCTGTTTTCATTACTGCATTTTTCATTATTCCTCATAGGGTGGTGCATATCTCCGTAATGAGGGAAGTCCTCGTGTCTCCAGTCAATTATTGAATAATAGAGTCCTACCTTTATTCCCTCTGCTCTAAAAGCCTCTAAAAACTCCCTAACAAGATCCCTTTTACAAGGCGCTTTCACAGAATTAAAATCTGTAAGCTTAGTATCATATAGACAGAATCCATCGTGATGCTTTGCAGTGAGGACTGCATATTTCATTCCGGCTTCTTTGGCAAGCCTTGCCCATTCTTTAGGGTTGTAGTTTTCAGCATAAAATTCATCAAAATAAGGCTCATACTCTTCTTTAGGTATTTCGTATACACTTCTTACCCACTCTCCTCTGGCAGGAATAGCATATAAGCCCCAGTGGATAAACATTCCAAATCTTGCACTGTTGTACCACTTTGTACGCTCTGTCCTATCTTTAATGACCTGATTCATGATTTTCCTCCTCTAAATATCCGCATATTTTAAGTAACATATCTGCTGTTCCCACATTGTAGCCTGCAGTTGCGTAAACTCCCCTTCCTTCCTTATCCACTACACAGATAAGAGGGTAGAGTCCCGGTTCAAGGTAGAGCTCTCTGGCAAGCTTTCCTGCCTCTGTATCAAAGCTTTCAAAAAGGATATCCCTGTTGCTAAGCTCTTCTGCAATCCTTTTTATATTGGCATCCTCAAGCTCATCTTCAGACTTAACCACGAGGTGTAGCTTAGTTTTAAGCTTATTAAACAACTCCTTCTTATCGTGAAGCTCATTTAAGATATGCTCTGTAGGCTCCGCCTTTGCAGAGAGCCAGATGAAGATACCGTTCTTATCTTTTGTGAGTTCACCAATCGAAGTCTTTTCTTTCTTTTCAGTTTCAAATTCTATGTTTCTAATAGGATAGTCAGAAAGCATATCGCTTATGCCTGCCTCGTAAAAGGCTACGGACAGCTTGGTACTCTCACCTTCTTTTACTTCTGCAAGCACTGATTTTGCAAATATATTGCCGTTTGGAAGCCTGTTGCTTGTTATAAGCCTATAGGTTCCCACATTCAACTTAAGTACACCTCCATCTTTCTTTATGTCTTCCATATCCAGATAAAGTGGCTTAAACTCTCCTTCAGAGTAGGCTAAGATACTGAAATTATCATAATAACTCCAGTTGACACCTGCCTCAAATTCAAGCTCGAGGCTCCCCTTAGGGCTTTCCTTTTTCTCTTCAATGGCAGCGAAGCCACCATTTATATATACTTCCATGGTCCTGTCATTAGGGTTTAACCTTGAAGGAAGA
It contains:
- a CDS encoding alpha-L-fucosidase, encoding MNQVIKDRTERTKWYNSARFGMFIHWGLYAIPARGEWVRSVYEIPKEEYEPYFDEFYAENYNPKEWARLAKEAGMKYAVLTAKHHDGFCLYDTKLTDFNSVKAPCKRDLVREFLEAFRAEGIKVGLYYSIIDWRHEDFPHYGDMHHPMRNNEKCSNENRNFDRYLEYMFGQIKELLTNYGHLDLMWFDFSYGDMKCDKWKAKELMEMVRSIQPHIIIDNRLEGSAEDAGSIRTLEPTTYSGDFASPEQMIPPEGIRDVAGNPLPWEACITLNNHWGYCSYDKHYKSAKMVIRMLVECVSKGGNLLLNVGPNAKGEIPVESVVILEEVGRWMKQNGRSIYDCGYAELPKPEWGRFTRKGNVLYAHVMEEQAGAICLPNLAGKIEKMRLVKDNSVIDETFYWNLKEFSEHSFFFFSPTAADCYPLPDEIDTVVEIFLREE